A single Macaca mulatta isolate MMU2019108-1 chromosome 11, T2T-MMU8v2.0, whole genome shotgun sequence DNA region contains:
- the GALNT4 gene encoding polypeptide N-acetylgalactosaminyltransferase 4, with translation MAVRWTWAGKSCLLLAFLTVAYIFVELLVSTFHASAGAGRARELGSRRLSDLQKNTEDLSRPLYKKPPADSHAPGEWGKASKLQLNEGELKQQEELIERYAINIYLSDRISLHRHIEDKRMYECKSQKFNYRTLPTTSVIIAFYNEAWSTLLRTIHSVLETSPAVLLKEIILVDDLSDRVYLKTQLESYISNLDRVRLIRTNKREGLVRARLIGATFATGDVLTFLDCHCECNSGWLEPLLERIGRDETAIVCPVIDTIDWNTFEFYMQTGEPMIGGFDWRLTFQWHSVPKHERDRRISRIDPIRSPTMAGGLFAVSKKYFQYLGTYDTGMEVWGGENLELSFRVWQCGGKLEIHPCSHVGHVFPKRAPYARPNFLQNTARVAEVWMDEYKEHFYNRNPPARKEAYGDISERKLIRERLRCKSFDWYLKNVFPNLHVPEDRPGWHGAIRSRGISSECLDYNSPDNNPTGANLSLFGCHGQGGNQFFEYTSNKEIRFNSVTELCAEVPEQKNYVGMQNCPKDGFLVPANIIWHFKEDGTIFHPHSGLCLSAYRTPEGRPDVQMRTCDALDKNQIWSFEK, from the coding sequence ATGGCGGTGAGGTGGACTTGGGCAGGCAAGAGCTGCCTGCTGCTGGCGTTTTTAACAGTGGCCTATATCTTCGTGGAGCTCTTGGTCTCCACTTTTCATGCCTCCGCAGGAGCCGGCCGTGCCAGGGAGCTGGGGTCAAGAAGGCTCTCAGACCTCCAGAAAAATACAGAGGATTTGTCTCGACCGCTTTATAAGAAGCCCCCTGCAGATTCCCATGCACCTGGGgagtgggggaaagccagcaaACTCCAACTCAACGAGGGTGAACTGAAGCAGCAAGAAGAACTCATTGAGAGATATGCCATCAATATTTACCTCAGTGACAGAATTTCCCTGCATCGACACATAGAGGATAAAAGAATGTATGAGTGTAAGTCCCAGAAGTTCAACTATAGGACACTTCCTACCACCTCTGTTATCATTGCTTTCTATAATGAAGCCTGGTCGACTTTGCTCCGTACTATTCACAGTGTTTTAGAAACTTCTCCTGCGGTCCTTTTGAAAGAGATCATCTTGGTGGATGACTTGAGTGACAGAGTTTATTTGAAGACGCAACTTGAAAGTTACATCAGCAATCTTGATAGAGTACGCTTGATTAGGACCAATAAGCGAGAGGGGCTGGTTAGGGCCCGTCTGATTGGGGCCACTTTCGCCACTGGGGACGTCCTCACTTTCCTGGATTGTCACTGTGAGTGTAATTCCGGTTGGCTGGAACCGCTTTTGGAAAGGATTGGGAGAGATGAAACAGCAATTGTGTGTCCTGTTATAGACACAATTGATTGGAATACTTTTGAATTCTATATGCAGACAGGGGAGCCCATGATTGGTGGGTTTGACTGGCGTTTAACATTTCAGTGGCATTCTGTCCCCAAACACGAAAGGGACAGGCGGATATCAAGAATTGACCCCATCAGATCACCCACCATGGCTGGAGGACTGTTTGCTGTCAGCAAGAAATATTTTCAGTACCTGGGAACATATGACACAGGAATGGAAGTGTGGGGAGGTGAAAACCTTGAACTGTCTTTTAGGGTGTGGCAGTGTGGTGGCAAATTGGAGATCCACCCGTGTTCCCACGTGGGCCATGTGTTCCCCAAGCGGGCACCGTATGCTCGCCCCAATTTCCTACAGAATACTGCTCGGGTAGCAGAAGTTTGGATGGATGAGTACAAAGAGCACTTCTACAATAGAAACCCTCCAGCAAGAAAAGAAGCTTATGGTgatatttctgaaagaaaattaatacGAGAGCGGCTGAGATGCAAGAGCTTTGACTGGTATTTGAAAAACGTGTTTCCTAATTTACATGTTCCAGAGGATAGGCCAGGCTGGCATGGGGCTATTCGCAGTAGAGGGATCTCTTCTGAATGTTTAGATTATAATTCTCCTGACAACAACCCCACAGGTGCTAACCTTTCACTGTTTGGATGCCATGGTCAAGGAGGCAATCAATTCTTTGAATATACTTcaaacaaagaaataaggtttaattctgtgacaGAGTTATGTGCAGAGGTTCCTGAGCAAAAAAATTATGTAGGAATGCAAAATTGTCCCAAAGATGGGTTCCTTGTACCAGCAAACATTATTTGGCATTTTAAAGAAGATGGAACTATTTTTCACCCACACTCAGGACTGTGTCTTAGTGCTTATCGGACACCGGAGGGCCGACCTGATGTACAAATGAGAACTTGTGATGCTCTAGATAAAAATCAAATTTGGAGTTTTGAGAAATAG